A portion of the Chromobacterium sp. IIBBL 290-4 genome contains these proteins:
- a CDS encoding TMEM165/GDT1 family protein — MEAFLISTGVVALAEIGDKTQLLALLLASRFKKPVPIILGIFVSTLVNHFVAAAVGQWLMTKVGPDIMRWGLGISFVMMAVWMLIPDKLDEDGGLRERFGVFGTTVIAFFLAEMGDKTQIATVALAARFHELPMVVAGTTLGMMIANVPAVLLGEVAAKKLPQKLMHGIAAVLFVVLGVITLLNPLTL, encoded by the coding sequence ATGGAAGCTTTTCTGATTTCCACCGGCGTGGTGGCTCTGGCCGAGATCGGCGACAAAACCCAATTGCTGGCGCTGCTGCTGGCCTCCCGCTTCAAAAAACCCGTCCCCATCATCCTGGGCATTTTCGTATCTACCCTGGTGAATCACTTCGTCGCGGCGGCGGTTGGCCAATGGCTCATGACCAAGGTCGGTCCGGACATCATGCGCTGGGGGCTGGGCATTTCCTTTGTGATGATGGCCGTCTGGATGCTGATTCCGGACAAGCTGGATGAAGACGGCGGCCTGCGCGAGCGTTTCGGCGTCTTCGGCACCACCGTGATCGCCTTTTTCCTGGCCGAGATGGGCGACAAGACGCAGATCGCCACCGTGGCGCTGGCGGCCCGCTTCCACGAGCTGCCGATGGTGGTGGCCGGCACCACGCTGGGCATGATGATCGCCAACGTGCCCGCCGTGCTGCTGGGCGAGGTGGCCGCCAAGAAGCTGCCGCAAAAGCTGATGCACGGCATTGCCGCCGTGTTGTTTGTCGTGCTCGGCGTCATCACGCTGCTCAATCCGCTGACACTATAA
- the mscL gene encoding large-conductance mechanosensitive channel protein MscL codes for MSVLKEFKEFAVKGNVIDLAVGVVIGGAFGSIVKSLVDDVIMPPIGLLIGNVDFSNLFFVLKEGAKQAGPYVSVAAAKQAGAVTLNLGLFINSLVSFTIVAFAIFMLVKAINRLKREEAPAEAPAAPATTECRYCLSAIPEKASRCPCCTSQLD; via the coding sequence ATGTCCGTACTGAAGGAATTCAAGGAATTCGCCGTCAAAGGCAATGTGATCGACCTCGCCGTAGGCGTGGTGATAGGCGGCGCCTTCGGTTCCATCGTCAAATCGCTGGTAGACGATGTGATCATGCCGCCCATCGGCCTGCTGATCGGCAATGTCGACTTCTCCAACCTGTTCTTTGTACTGAAGGAAGGCGCCAAACAAGCCGGCCCATACGTGTCCGTCGCCGCCGCCAAGCAAGCCGGCGCGGTGACGCTGAATCTGGGTTTGTTCATCAATTCCCTGGTCAGCTTCACCATTGTCGCCTTCGCCATCTTCATGCTGGTCAAGGCCATCAATCGCCTGAAGCGCGAAGAAGCGCCGGCGGAAGCGCCTGCCGCGCCCGCCACCACAGAATGCCGCTACTGCCTCTCCGCCATCCCGGAGAAAGCCAGCCGCTGCCCTTGCTGCACTTCGCAACTGGACTGA
- a CDS encoding DMT family transporter translates to MPPTSILLAAGAILLWASLATLGALTRSLPPFFVVGVCLSVGSLLSLHRIRDWRMPPATMLIGVYGLFGYHFLLFFAFRHAPTMDANLLNYLWPLLIVMLSPLAQSGAKLTPRHLAGCLLGFAGAALIVTGGKLSLSQQYLPGYLLAIAAAVVWSTFSLALNRLANLPKGAMGGFCLASGLLSLLSHALLEPAAQPNAQQWLTLLLLGLGPMGGAFFLWERALKLGDPRQIGSLSYATPLLSTLLLAASGQGQLNQMAIYAIALILGGALLGTLPSRKARAATV, encoded by the coding sequence ATGCCACCCACTTCCATTCTGCTCGCAGCCGGCGCCATCCTGCTTTGGGCCTCGCTCGCCACCCTGGGCGCGCTCACCCGATCCCTGCCGCCCTTTTTCGTCGTCGGCGTCTGTCTCAGCGTAGGCAGCCTGTTGTCATTGCATCGCATCCGCGACTGGCGGATGCCGCCCGCCACCATGCTCATCGGCGTCTACGGCCTGTTCGGCTACCATTTCCTGCTGTTCTTCGCCTTCCGACACGCGCCCACCATGGACGCCAATCTGCTCAACTACCTATGGCCGCTGCTGATCGTCATGCTGTCGCCGCTGGCCCAATCCGGCGCCAAGCTGACGCCTCGCCATCTGGCTGGCTGCCTGCTAGGCTTCGCCGGCGCGGCGCTGATCGTGACCGGCGGCAAACTCTCGCTTTCGCAGCAATATCTGCCCGGCTATCTGCTGGCCATCGCCGCCGCCGTGGTCTGGTCCACCTTCAGCCTGGCGCTGAACCGGCTGGCCAATCTGCCCAAAGGCGCGATGGGAGGATTCTGCCTAGCCTCCGGCCTGCTCTCCCTGCTTTCCCATGCGCTGCTGGAACCCGCCGCCCAGCCCAATGCGCAGCAATGGCTGACGCTGCTGCTGCTGGGCCTTGGCCCGATGGGCGGCGCCTTCTTCCTATGGGAGCGCGCGCTCAAGCTGGGCGACCCCAGGCAAATCGGCTCGCTATCCTACGCCACGCCTTTGCTGTCCACTCTGCTGCTCGCCGCCAGCGGCCAAGGGCAGCTCAACCAGATGGCCATCTACGCCATTGCGCTGATCCTGGGCGGCGCGCTGCTCGGCACCTTGCCGAGCCGCAAGGCCCGAGCCGCGACAGTCTGA